Proteins encoded within one genomic window of Brassica rapa cultivar Chiifu-401-42 chromosome A09, CAAS_Brap_v3.01, whole genome shotgun sequence:
- the LOC117128197 gene encoding uncharacterized protein LOC117128197, giving the protein MGATPSRRSRFRRNGHSKTDAERGFTATPRGRSSSERAFWSDTPRSLAFSSTRDARKRLESDLSQRDPHVAPAPVQVKMVKKTKGRLEAERQEAESQEFAQRGKALTSEPTGSGTQRTVRQQTLAARKSKEHEKRAGKSVAVPTHEEGETESDDEPAPTKKAKMSKGKGVAVDRDRAKTPSVEELYDHLKDGVTWVPTRFADLNLLKELGLDSDIEAMLGHLKMPKLLTMAYPFYKDVTCQFLSSLVVTYHDTAHVRQGWGKISFKVNGREYNMNFKDIGRVMGFQDLEDHSLPKCENLPTELWKLITGNRHSTGADKNSHIRHPSVRYLHTLLVHAFYPRKQAGNVTEEDMRLLCPAIRPYTQPAVLPLPSTDIYATFGVVSFFVGRLEHYRDWAWYTTDSRPKIGIGGMITPLLQFLNVPLGKDASGPRFIDGTYLRIATYFSGMYGKDYVYHYYLYGKPVEVVLPNRNLTSLEIPGAISFNIPQEYFLGEHGPLDPIQAAPSRRRSVPVQPEPPVADTPEHIYGPPRYYFKPHDGVLPPGALRDAHDHIGRLQRWNKAQDRTIEKLKDKCKALSKTVKKQAKTSAKFMKKVADVLTRGGIAGCSSADFAFANTSNPQPPPPPDALGFPLTAAQLQRKWRNPPTQPSTSGNKSPSLASSDSEDEIDEVESQPWYGGSGTASGGYYTTFPPDDDDAGASAPTYYP; this is encoded by the exons ATGGGAGCGACACCCTCAcgtcgctcgcgttttcgacGGAACGGACACTCAAAGACTGACGCGGAGCGAGGTTTCACAGCGACACCTCGAGGTCGCTCCAGCTCAGAGCGAGCTTTCTGGAGCGACActccgaggtcgctcgcgttttcatcaaCTCGCGACGCGAGGAAACGCCTCGAGAGCGACCTCTCCCAGCGAGACCCTCACGTCGCTCCCGCACCGGTTCAG GTGAAAATGGTTAAGAAGACAAAGGGCAGGTTGGAAGCTGAGAGGCAAGAAGCCGAAAGTCAAGAGTTTGCACAAAGAGGAAAAGCTTTAACCAGCGAGCCAACTGGCTCAGGAACGCAGCGGACTGTGCGACAACAGACGTTGGCTGCAAGGAAATCGAAAGAACACGAGAAGAGGGCAGGGAAAAGTGTAGCGGTTCCCACCCATGAGGAAGGTGAAACTGAGAGTGATGATGAGCCAGCACCTACGAAGAAAGCCAAGATGTCAAAGGGCAAAGGGGTTGCTGTTGATCGAGATAGGGCGAAAACTCCATCTGTAGAGGAGCTGTACGATCATTTGAAGGATGGAGTCACCTGGGTTCCAACAAGGTTCGCCGACCTCAACCTACTGAAGGAGTTGGGTCTAGACTCTGATATTGAGGCAATGCTGGGGCATTTGAAGATGCCGAAACTCCTCACCATGGCTTATCCTTTCTACAAGGATGTCACTTGTCAGTTCCTCTCCTCTCTTGTGGTCACTTACCACGACACGGCGCATGTGAGGCAAGGATGGGGAAAAATCAGCTTCAAGGTCAATGGAAGAGAGTACAACATGAACTTCAAAGACATTGGGAGAGTGATGGGGTTCCAAGACCTAGAAGACCACTCCCTTCCCAAATGTGAAAACCTTCCCACAGAGCTTTGGAAGTTGATCACTGGAAACAGACACTCCACCGGGGCTGACAAGAACTCACACATCCGACACCCGTCTGTACGCTACCTCCACACATTGCTAGTCCATGCTTTCTACCCACGGAAGCAAGCTGGTAATGTTACTGAGGAAGACATGCGACTGCTCTGCCCTGCTATCCGTCCCTACACTCAACCCGCAGTGTTACCCCTTCCCAGCACTGATATCTATGCTACATTTGGGGTGGTCAGTTTCTTCGTGGGCCGTCTCGAACACTACAGAGACTGGGCGTGGTACACCACTGATTCGCGCCCAAAGATAGGGATAGGCGGAATGATCACACCACTGCTCCAATTTCTGAATGTTCCCTTGGGAAAGGACGCATCGGGGCCTAGGTTCATTGATGGCACCTACTTGAGGATTGCCACCTATTTCAGTGGGATGTACGGGAAAGACTACGTCTACCACTACTACTTGTACGGCAAGCCAGTCGAGGTGGTTCTTCCAAACCGGAACCTGACGAGTTTAGAGATACCTGGAGCTATCAGCTTCAACATTCCCCAGGAATACTTTCTTGGAGAACACGGGCCTCTCGATCCAATTCAAGCAGCTCCATCAAGGAGAAGGAGTGTCCCCGTGCAACCTGAACCACCTGTAGCAGACACCCCTGAGCATATTTATGGACCTCCGCGCTACTACTTCAAGCCCCATGACGGAGTCCTTCCTCCTGGAGCTCTCCGTGATGCTCATGACCACATTGGTCGCCTCCAGCGATGGAACAAAGCTCAGGACAGAACGATAGAAAAGCTCAAGGATAAGTGCAAGGCACTCAGCAAGACCGTGAAGAAGCAGGCAAAGACTTCAGCAAAGTTCATGAAGAAAGTAGCTGATGTTTTAACTAGGGGAGGAATAGCTGGATGTAGCTCAGCTGATTTCGCTTTCGCGAACACCTCAAACCCCCAACCTCCACCCCCGCCTGATGCTCTTGGTTTCCCCCTCACTGCTGCGCAGCTTCAGCGTAAGTGGAGAAACCCACCCACTCAACCTTCCACTTCCGGCAACAAATCCCCATCCCTTGCTTCTTCAGATAGTGAGGACGAGATTGACGAGGTTGAGAGCCAGCCATGGTATGGAGGCTCCGGTACAGCATCCGGTGGGTACTACACCACCTTCCCTCCTGACGACGACGATGCTGGGGCATCTGCCCCTACCTACTATCCATAG